The following proteins are co-located in the Hypomesus transpacificus isolate Combined female chromosome 23, fHypTra1, whole genome shotgun sequence genome:
- the gja5a gene encoding gap junction protein, alpha 5a isoform X2 yields the protein MSPRILVLGTAAESSWGDEQSDFLCDTQQPGCTNVCYDRAFPIAHIRYWVLQIVFVSTPSLIYMGHAMHTVRREEKRRRKEQEERRQDGEDTEGEKEYLQQKEQSSEVPGRIRLRGALLQTYILSILIRTVMEVTFIVIQYMIYGVFLRALYHCKAWPCPNPVNCYMSRPTEKNVFIVFMLVVAGVSLLLSVIELYHLGWRRARKCLRNRALQKSAINNAVAIPDATEHTSAPCASALSCTPPPDFSECLTSPQAMSPMASSMTSHPFNQRMAQQQNSANMATERHHSLDHLEHHHENVEVEGRFLRMSYDQVPTSCSPPPALSQAGYVKDKRRLSKTSGTSSWVRPDDLAI from the exons ATGTCACCCAG GATCCTGGTCCTTGGCACGGCCGCAGAGTCCTCCTGGGGCGATGAGCAATCCGACTTCCTGTGTGACACCCAGCAGCCTGGCTGCACCAACGTGTGCTACGACCGGGCCTTCCCCATCGCTCACATCCGCTACTGGGTGCTGcagattgtgtttgtgtccacGCCCTCGTTGATATACATGGGCCATGCCATGCACAcggtcaggagagaggagaagcgcCGACgcaaggagcaggaggagaggagacaagatGGGGAGGACACTGAAGGGGAGAAGGAGTACCTCCAGCAGAAGGAGCAGTCTTCGGAGGTGCCGGGGCGTATCCGCCTACGTGGGGCACTGTTACAGACCTACATCCTCAGCATCCTCATTAGgacggtgatggaggtgacCTTCATTGTGATTCAGTACATGATCTATGGAGTGTTCCTCAGGGCACTGTATCACTGCAAGGCCTGGCCCTGTCCCAACCCAGTCAACTGCTACATGTCCAGACCCACAGAGAAGAACGTCTTCATTGTCTTCATGCTGGTGGTGGCAGGcgtgtccctgctcctctctgtgatTGAGCTCTATCACCTGGGCTGGAGGCGAGCCAGGAAGTGTCTGAGAAACCGAGCCCTTCAGAAGTCCGCCATCAACAATGCCGTAGCCATACCTGATGCCACGGAACACACCTCTGCACCCTGCGCCTCCGCCCTGTCCTGCACGCCTCCCCCTGATTTCAGCGAGTGCCTGACATCGCCACAGGCGATGAGTCCAATGGCTTCCTCGATGACCTCTCACCCCTTTAACCAGCGCATGGCGCAGCAGCAAAACTCTGCCAACATGGCAACTGAGCGCCATCACAGCCTCGACCACCTGGAGCATCACCACGAAAacgtggaggtggaagggagatTCCTGAGGATGAGCTATGACCAGGTTCCCACGAGCTGCTCGCCTCCACCTGCTCTATCGCAGGCTGGGTATGTAAAGGACAAACGACGTCTCAGCAAGACCAGTGGGACGAGCAGCTGGGTCCGTCCTGACGACTTGGCCATTTAG
- the gja5a gene encoding gap junction protein, alpha 5a isoform X1 — MGDWSLLGNILEDVQEHSTSVGKVWLTVLFIFRILVLGTAAESSWGDEQSDFLCDTQQPGCTNVCYDRAFPIAHIRYWVLQIVFVSTPSLIYMGHAMHTVRREEKRRRKEQEERRQDGEDTEGEKEYLQQKEQSSEVPGRIRLRGALLQTYILSILIRTVMEVTFIVIQYMIYGVFLRALYHCKAWPCPNPVNCYMSRPTEKNVFIVFMLVVAGVSLLLSVIELYHLGWRRARKCLRNRALQKSAINNAVAIPDATEHTSAPCASALSCTPPPDFSECLTSPQAMSPMASSMTSHPFNQRMAQQQNSANMATERHHSLDHLEHHHENVEVEGRFLRMSYDQVPTSCSPPPALSQAGYVKDKRRLSKTSGTSSWVRPDDLAI, encoded by the coding sequence ATGGGGGACTGGAGCCTCCTGGGGAACATTCTGGAGGATGTCCAGGAACACTCCACCTCAGTGGGGAAAGTGTGGCTGACTGTCCTCTTCATCTTCAGGATCCTGGTCCTTGGCACGGCCGCAGAGTCCTCCTGGGGCGATGAGCAATCCGACTTCCTGTGTGACACCCAGCAGCCTGGCTGCACCAACGTGTGCTACGACCGGGCCTTCCCCATCGCTCACATCCGCTACTGGGTGCTGcagattgtgtttgtgtccacGCCCTCGTTGATATACATGGGCCATGCCATGCACAcggtcaggagagaggagaagcgcCGACgcaaggagcaggaggagaggagacaagatGGGGAGGACACTGAAGGGGAGAAGGAGTACCTCCAGCAGAAGGAGCAGTCTTCGGAGGTGCCGGGGCGTATCCGCCTACGTGGGGCACTGTTACAGACCTACATCCTCAGCATCCTCATTAGgacggtgatggaggtgacCTTCATTGTGATTCAGTACATGATCTATGGAGTGTTCCTCAGGGCACTGTATCACTGCAAGGCCTGGCCCTGTCCCAACCCAGTCAACTGCTACATGTCCAGACCCACAGAGAAGAACGTCTTCATTGTCTTCATGCTGGTGGTGGCAGGcgtgtccctgctcctctctgtgatTGAGCTCTATCACCTGGGCTGGAGGCGAGCCAGGAAGTGTCTGAGAAACCGAGCCCTTCAGAAGTCCGCCATCAACAATGCCGTAGCCATACCTGATGCCACGGAACACACCTCTGCACCCTGCGCCTCCGCCCTGTCCTGCACGCCTCCCCCTGATTTCAGCGAGTGCCTGACATCGCCACAGGCGATGAGTCCAATGGCTTCCTCGATGACCTCTCACCCCTTTAACCAGCGCATGGCGCAGCAGCAAAACTCTGCCAACATGGCAACTGAGCGCCATCACAGCCTCGACCACCTGGAGCATCACCACGAAAacgtggaggtggaagggagatTCCTGAGGATGAGCTATGACCAGGTTCCCACGAGCTGCTCGCCTCCACCTGCTCTATCGCAGGCTGGGTATGTAAAGGACAAACGACGTCTCAGCAAGACCAGTGGGACGAGCAGCTGGGTCCGTCCTGACGACTTGGCCATTTAG